A section of the Pseudomonas prosekii genome encodes:
- a CDS encoding glucarate dehydratase family protein, translating to MKIKRVTVTPIAFRDPPLLNASGIHEPFALRSIIEIESDNGYIGLGESYGDAPALAIQQQLQAQLIGLDPFNLNHLRAIVQATVAANKTSSVAGAELAPGSHASKAVSNAYSAFEVAFLDLQAHALNVPLVDLLGGAIRDEIPFSAYLFFKYAQHIDSPYKPDSWGEALNEEQIVAQARRMIETYGFKSIKLKAGALEPEHEVACIKALKKAFPGYPLRIDPNANWSLETSIRMAELLGEDLQYYEDPTPGLEGMSELHKRTGLPLATNMVVTDFDEFRRSVALNSVQIVLADHHYWGGLRDTQALAKMCQTFGVGVSMHSNSHLGISLMAMAHVAASVPNLDYACDTHYPWQEPDEEVIKGGKLPIVDGCVKITRAPGLGLELDHDQLGKLHDQYLTCGIRQRDDVKQMQRYKPDWKTLKPRF from the coding sequence TTGAAAATCAAACGAGTGACCGTGACCCCCATCGCTTTCCGCGATCCGCCACTGCTTAACGCCAGCGGCATTCACGAACCTTTTGCCTTGCGTTCGATTATCGAAATCGAGAGCGACAACGGCTACATCGGCCTTGGCGAGAGCTACGGCGATGCCCCCGCGCTGGCGATCCAGCAACAGTTGCAAGCGCAACTGATCGGCCTCGACCCGTTCAACCTCAACCACCTGCGCGCGATCGTCCAGGCCACCGTGGCGGCGAACAAAACTTCGAGCGTTGCTGGCGCTGAGCTGGCGCCCGGTTCGCACGCGAGCAAAGCGGTGAGCAATGCGTATTCGGCATTTGAAGTGGCGTTTCTCGACCTGCAGGCGCACGCGCTGAACGTGCCGCTGGTGGACCTGTTGGGCGGGGCGATTCGCGATGAAATTCCGTTCAGCGCCTATCTGTTTTTCAAGTACGCGCAGCACATTGATTCGCCGTACAAACCCGACAGTTGGGGCGAGGCGCTGAACGAAGAGCAGATCGTCGCCCAGGCACGCCGGATGATCGAAACCTATGGTTTCAAGAGCATCAAGCTTAAGGCCGGCGCCCTCGAGCCGGAGCATGAAGTGGCGTGCATCAAGGCGTTGAAAAAGGCTTTTCCGGGGTATCCGCTGCGCATTGATCCGAACGCCAATTGGTCGCTGGAGACCTCGATTCGCATGGCTGAATTGCTCGGCGAAGACCTGCAATATTACGAAGACCCGACGCCGGGCCTCGAAGGCATGTCCGAGTTGCACAAACGCACCGGGCTGCCGCTGGCGACCAACATGGTGGTCACCGATTTTGATGAGTTTCGCCGCAGCGTGGCGTTGAACAGTGTGCAGATTGTGCTGGCCGATCATCATTATTGGGGCGGCCTGCGCGACACTCAGGCGCTGGCGAAAATGTGCCAGACGTTCGGCGTCGGTGTGTCGATGCATTCCAATTCGCACCTGGGCATCAGCCTGATGGCGATGGCGCACGTGGCGGCGTCAGTGCCGAATCTGGATTACGCCTGCGACACCCATTACCCGTGGCAGGAGCCGGATGAGGAAGTGATCAAGGGCGGCAAACTGCCGATTGTCGACGGCTGCGTGAAGATCACCCGCGCACCTGGATTGGGCCTGGAACTGGACCACGATCAGCTCGGCAAACTGCATGATCAATACCTGACCTGCGGGATCCGCCAACGAGATGATGTGAAGCAGATGCAGCGCTATAAACCGGATTGGAAAACCCTGAAGCCAAGGTTCTGA
- a CDS encoding MFS transporter: MKTLQSSPQPTVLARAASKVKRHVLPLFVVMFIVNYIDRVNIGFVRSHLETDLGIGAAAYGLGAGLFFVGYALFEVPSNMLLQRYGARVWLTRIMFTWGAAAMAMAFVQGETSFYVLRFILGAAEAGFFPGIIYYFTQWLPASERGKTMAVFLSGSAIASVISGPVSGALLNINGLSLHGWQWMFLIEGFASIVLCGFVWFWLQSHPREAKWLSDEERGALIAAIAEEQQAREAVKGVKPSMFKLLADRQIALFCFIYFSIALTIYGATFWLPSMIKKMGNLGDFQVGLFNSVPWIISIVAMYGFAALAGKWKFQQAWVALTLVIAAFGMFMSTTGGPVFAFVAICFAAIGFKAASALFWPIPQAYLDARIAAAVIALVNSIGNLGGFVAPTAFGFLEQTTGSIEGGMYGLAATSLMAAVVIFFARTTPKATSPTPRKRNGNSPDVVVPSHAASH; the protein is encoded by the coding sequence TTGAAAACCCTGCAGAGTTCGCCGCAGCCCACGGTACTCGCCCGTGCGGCGTCCAAAGTGAAACGCCATGTGCTGCCGTTGTTCGTGGTCATGTTTATCGTCAACTACATTGACCGGGTCAATATCGGCTTCGTGCGCAGCCATTTGGAAACCGACCTCGGCATCGGCGCGGCGGCGTATGGCTTGGGCGCCGGGCTGTTTTTCGTCGGTTACGCGCTGTTTGAAGTGCCGTCCAACATGCTGCTGCAACGCTACGGCGCGCGCGTCTGGCTGACCCGCATCATGTTCACCTGGGGCGCCGCCGCGATGGCGATGGCCTTCGTTCAGGGCGAAACCAGTTTCTACGTGCTGCGCTTTATCCTCGGCGCCGCCGAAGCCGGATTTTTCCCCGGCATCATTTATTACTTCACCCAGTGGCTGCCGGCGTCTGAACGCGGCAAGACCATGGCGGTGTTTCTCAGTGGCTCGGCGATTGCCTCGGTGATCTCCGGCCCGGTCTCCGGTGCGCTGCTGAACATCAACGGTTTGAGCCTGCATGGCTGGCAGTGGATGTTCCTGATCGAAGGCTTCGCGTCCATCGTGTTGTGCGGTTTCGTCTGGTTCTGGCTGCAATCGCATCCACGTGAGGCGAAATGGCTGAGCGACGAGGAGCGGGGCGCTTTGATCGCGGCGATTGCCGAAGAACAGCAGGCGCGCGAAGCGGTGAAAGGCGTCAAGCCATCGATGTTCAAACTGTTGGCCGACCGGCAGATTGCGCTGTTCTGCTTCATCTACTTTTCCATTGCCCTGACCATTTATGGCGCGACGTTCTGGCTGCCGAGCATGATCAAGAAGATGGGCAATCTGGGCGATTTCCAGGTTGGCTTGTTCAACTCGGTGCCGTGGATCATCTCGATCGTGGCGATGTACGGCTTCGCAGCGCTGGCCGGCAAATGGAAATTCCAGCAGGCGTGGGTCGCGCTGACATTGGTGATCGCCGCGTTCGGTATGTTCATGTCCACTACCGGCGGGCCGGTCTTCGCGTTTGTCGCGATCTGTTTTGCCGCAATCGGTTTCAAGGCTGCCTCGGCGCTGTTCTGGCCGATTCCGCAAGCCTATCTGGACGCACGGATCGCGGCGGCGGTGATTGCGTTAGTCAACTCCATCGGCAACCTTGGCGGCTTCGTTGCCCCGACCGCGTTCGGCTTTCTCGAGCAAACCACCGGCTCGATCGAGGGCGGCATGTACGGCCTCGCGGCGACGTCGCTGATGGCTGCCGTGGTGATCTTTTTCGCCCGCACCACGCCGAAAGCCACCTCGCCAACGCCGCGCAAGCGCAACGGCAATTCGCCCGACGTCGTGGTGCCGAGCCACGCCGCATCGCATTAA
- a CDS encoding LysR substrate-binding domain-containing protein, giving the protein MFELTQLRCFTTVATELNFRRAAERLNMTQPPLSRQIQLLEHHLGVELFTRTTRSVALTAAGRAFFIEAQNLLERAQQAAVTARRFAEGDIGSVNISFVGSAVYEFLPKVIAEARLKQPHVKIDLTEMNTYQQHEALRARRIDLGIVRAPLLEPGYATECLVREPFVLAVPSNHRLASADSVSVQDLDAQPFLMYSHAAYPPFNELLTGMLRSARVAPEYVQWLGSSLTILALVNAGMGLALVPRCATSVVFKNVQFRDIDLGEGVQSELHLIWRENNDNPAFAMLLEGIRRAVSEGWGG; this is encoded by the coding sequence ATGTTCGAGCTTACCCAACTGCGCTGCTTCACCACGGTCGCCACCGAACTCAACTTCCGTCGCGCCGCCGAACGCCTGAACATGACCCAGCCGCCGCTCAGTCGGCAGATTCAATTACTCGAGCACCACCTCGGCGTCGAGCTGTTCACCCGCACCACCCGCAGCGTCGCGTTGACCGCTGCCGGCCGGGCATTTTTCATCGAAGCGCAGAACTTGCTCGAGCGCGCCCAACAGGCCGCCGTCACCGCGCGACGGTTCGCCGAAGGCGATATCGGCTCGGTCAATATCAGCTTCGTCGGCAGCGCGGTGTATGAATTCCTGCCCAAAGTCATCGCCGAGGCACGGCTGAAACAGCCTCACGTGAAAATCGATCTGACGGAGATGAACACCTACCAGCAGCACGAAGCCCTGCGCGCACGACGTATCGACCTCGGCATCGTCCGCGCGCCGCTGCTGGAACCGGGTTACGCCACCGAATGCCTGGTGCGCGAGCCGTTTGTGCTCGCAGTGCCGAGCAATCATCGACTGGCCAGCGCTGACAGCGTGTCCGTGCAGGACCTCGATGCCCAGCCGTTCCTGATGTACTCCCACGCTGCTTACCCACCGTTCAACGAACTGCTGACCGGCATGCTGCGCTCGGCCCGGGTGGCGCCGGAATACGTGCAATGGCTGGGTTCGTCGCTGACCATTCTGGCGCTGGTCAACGCCGGAATGGGTCTGGCGCTGGTGCCGCGTTGCGCGACGAGTGTGGTGTTCAAGAATGTGCAGTTTCGCGATATCGATCTGGGCGAAGGGGTGCAAAGCGAACTGCACCTGATCTGGCGCGAAAACAATGACAACCCGGCGTTTGCGATGTTGCTCGAAGGGATACGCCGGGCAGTCAGTGAGGGCTGGGGCGGCTAG